A single region of the Actinomycetota bacterium genome encodes:
- a CDS encoding Na+/H+ antiporter subunit E — MAVLQLSIVLFGFWVLILGSFNPSGLATGLVLSVLVAWFTERTLWTEDDAPYLTLRQAGRFFVYVGFLVKEIVWANIYVAEKVLDPRLPIDPLIIEHLSALKRPVSGVALANSITLTPGTLTVDVDGSVFFIHCLDREFADDIASRKLDHIIAKVFEE, encoded by the coding sequence ATGGCCGTGCTCCAGCTCTCCATCGTCTTGTTCGGCTTCTGGGTTCTCATACTCGGCTCATTCAACCCAAGCGGACTGGCTACCGGCCTCGTCCTGTCGGTGCTCGTGGCCTGGTTCACAGAACGAACTCTCTGGACCGAGGACGACGCGCCCTACCTCACGCTACGTCAAGCGGGACGCTTCTTCGTCTATGTAGGGTTCCTGGTGAAGGAGATAGTCTGGGCCAACATCTACGTCGCCGAGAAGGTGCTTGATCCCAGGCTGCCGATAGACCCCCTGATCATCGAGCATCTGTCAGCGCTCAAGCGACCGGTCTCCGGAGTCGCGCTGGCAAACTCGATCACTCTCACGCCGGGCACGCTGACGGTAGACGTGGACGGCTCCGTCTTCTTCATCCACTGCCTCGATCGCGAGTTCGCCGACGACATCGCCTCACGCAAGCTCGACCACATAATCGCCAAGGTCTTCGAGGAGTAG
- the mnhG gene encoding monovalent cation/H(+) antiporter subunit G — translation MNVHPIVMAITIVFACIGAFFFLVGTIGMLRLPDFYSRTHAATKCDTLGAGSILVALAVYTGLKPDAFKILAIAAFVLLTSPTAGHALARAAFRSGLAPWTRSPRADGDQT, via the coding sequence GTGAACGTACATCCCATCGTAATGGCGATAACCATCGTGTTCGCCTGCATCGGGGCCTTCTTCTTCCTCGTCGGAACGATCGGCATGTTGCGCCTGCCCGATTTCTACTCAAGGACTCATGCGGCGACCAAATGCGACACGCTCGGAGCCGGATCGATCCTGGTCGCCCTCGCCGTGTACACGGGACTCAAACCCGATGCCTTCAAGATCCTGGCGATTGCGGCGTTCGTGCTCCTCACGAGCCCCACTGCAGGCCATGCCCTTGCTCGTGCGGCCTTCAGATCGGGGCTTGCCCCCTGGACGCGCAGCCCAAGGGCGGACGGTGACCAGACATGA
- a CDS encoding cation:proton antiporter subunit C yields the protein MKELWANIDYVASVLLFLIGLYAIIAKGNLIKKLLGLNIIETAVFAFVMAAGIVTDGDAPIMGHGAAPPFANPLPQGLILTGIVVAFSTTALALSLIIRIYEQYGTIESDDLWGVE from the coding sequence ATGAAGGAACTGTGGGCCAATATCGACTACGTCGCGTCAGTCCTGCTGTTCCTTATCGGGCTCTACGCGATCATCGCCAAGGGCAACCTCATCAAGAAGCTCCTCGGGCTCAACATCATCGAGACTGCGGTCTTCGCGTTCGTCATGGCGGCGGGGATCGTGACCGACGGTGATGCTCCGATCATGGGCCACGGCGCGGCTCCGCCCTTCGCCAATCCGCTTCCCCAGGGCCTCATCCTCACGGGCATCGTTGTCGCATTCAGCACCACAGCGCTCGCACTCAGTCTGATCATCCGTATCTACGAGCAGTACGGGACGATCGAGTCCGACGACCTGTGGGGGGTTGAGTAG
- a CDS encoding GGDEF domain-containing protein, translating to MASRIHLHRLLFIALSTIFVALLVQFTGEFHWLWPLYGVPVIVAALTYHASGAILMTAITAALLGFHALAAASRLTTDVVTESAVGLAVFLVTGLIVGILTQRQGVHAQELERTSVYDPLTGLYSESYFATRLEEETRRRARYGGSMALLLIELDDIKVFKETFGSHRAALLLEHLAEVTKISVRSTDVLARHADGVFALICPHCTQDEAHLIARRLENLVAGTEFEGDELEPVTRQTISTGIATCPEPACDAESLLALAQSSLSEAKAGKIATGAAPHVERVLEGSV from the coding sequence ATGGCTTCACGAATTCATCTCCACCGACTGCTGTTTATCGCACTATCGACGATATTCGTCGCACTCCTCGTTCAGTTCACCGGTGAGTTCCATTGGCTGTGGCCCCTCTACGGCGTGCCCGTCATAGTCGCAGCTCTCACCTACCATGCCAGCGGCGCGATTCTGATGACCGCCATCACGGCAGCTCTCCTCGGATTCCACGCGCTCGCAGCAGCCTCCCGCTTGACCACCGATGTGGTCACGGAGTCCGCCGTCGGGCTGGCTGTGTTCTTGGTGACGGGCCTGATCGTCGGGATCCTCACCCAGAGACAGGGAGTGCACGCCCAGGAGCTCGAGAGAACGTCCGTGTACGACCCGCTCACCGGGTTGTACTCGGAAAGCTACTTCGCCACGCGCCTCGAGGAGGAGACCCGGCGGAGAGCTCGCTACGGCGGGAGCATGGCGCTTCTGCTGATCGAACTGGATGACATCAAAGTATTCAAGGAAACGTTTGGCAGCCATCGGGCCGCCTTGCTCCTTGAGCATCTGGCCGAGGTAACCAAGATCTCGGTCCGCAGCACCGACGTGCTTGCCCGACATGCCGACGGCGTGTTCGCGCTCATCTGCCCCCATTGCACCCAAGACGAAGCGCATCTGATCGCTCGGCGTCTCGAGAACCTCGTCGCCGGTACCGAGTTCGAGGGCGACGAGCTCGAACCCGTCACTCGACAGACGATAAGCACGGGCATTGCCACCTGCCCGGAGCCAGCGTGCGACGCCGAATCCCTGCTCGCGCTGGCGCAGTCCAGTCTGAGCGAGGCGAAGGCGGGCAAGATCGCAACCGGGGCAGCCCCGCACGTCGAGCGCGTGCTAGAAGGCAGCGTCTGA
- a CDS encoding DUF4040 domain-containing protein codes for MSRAFDLVLYGLLIACALAVIRTKDLLAAAIIFSTYSLIMCLLWQLRGSPDVALTEAAVGAGVTTVLFLIAVSRTTRRER; via the coding sequence ATGAGTCGCGCGTTCGACCTGGTCCTCTACGGCCTTCTCATCGCATGCGCACTGGCGGTCATCCGAACGAAGGACCTGCTCGCCGCAGCGATCATCTTCTCGACCTACAGCCTCATCATGTGTCTTCTGTGGCAGCTCAGAGGTTCGCCCGACGTCGCTCTTACCGAAGCTGCGGTGGGCGCCGGAGTCACGACGGTGCTGTTCCTCATTGCCGTCTCCCGGACAACGAGGCGAGAGCGATGA
- a CDS encoding MnhB domain-containing protein, producing MRRALTLALLILAAVPLLYAVSLLPPIGSVENPTYTHIVPHYLEEGPEETGCENIVTAIILNYRGYDTDGEVTVIFTAMMAVFGVLLIPRTAKQEQPAEPATPVSPVTRFIVRVLAPFIVVFSVYMVIYGHSTPGGGFQGGTIIGALLIATSLVQGSKQAQKLLPERIRPWLQPAAVLLFAVVGVAGMALLGEYLSYPIDGRWLFLRVPFLTVIEAGIAIGGAAIVASVYWTMEGSNG from the coding sequence ATGAGACGCGCACTCACCCTGGCGCTGCTGATACTGGCGGCCGTACCCCTTCTGTATGCCGTGTCCCTGCTTCCGCCGATCGGCTCGGTTGAGAACCCCACCTACACGCACATCGTCCCGCACTACCTCGAAGAGGGCCCGGAGGAGACCGGATGCGAGAACATCGTGACCGCCATCATCCTCAACTACAGAGGCTACGACACCGACGGCGAGGTCACCGTCATCTTCACGGCCATGATGGCCGTCTTCGGCGTGCTCCTGATTCCGCGTACCGCCAAGCAGGAACAGCCCGCCGAGCCCGCAACCCCGGTTAGCCCCGTCACCCGATTCATCGTCCGCGTGCTGGCGCCATTCATCGTGGTCTTCTCGGTCTACATGGTCATATACGGCCACTCCACGCCGGGCGGCGGTTTCCAGGGAGGCACGATCATCGGCGCGCTTCTGATCGCCACGAGCCTCGTCCAGGGGAGCAAGCAGGCGCAGAAGCTGCTGCCCGAACGGATCCGCCCGTGGTTGCAGCCCGCCGCCGTGCTCCTGTTCGCCGTGGTCGGGGTCGCCGGAATGGCCCTCCTTGGCGAGTACCTTTCGTATCCCATCGATGGCCGGTGGCTGTTCCTCCGGGTTCCCTTCCTCACGGTCATCGAGGCCGGCATTGCAATCGGAGGCGCGGCGATCGTCGCGTCCGTCTACTGGACCATGGAGGGGAGCAACGGATGA
- a CDS encoding monovalent cation/H+ antiporter complex subunit F, with protein sequence MDVFFWGTAIFLLVNAFICLYRAYRGPTAVDRILAVNIVGTKTLVVLVLLAFVFDRGLYIDVAFVYALLNLVATLAASRFLETGRFEEEWQQ encoded by the coding sequence ATGGACGTCTTCTTCTGGGGAACGGCTATCTTCCTGCTCGTGAATGCCTTCATTTGTCTCTACCGGGCGTATCGCGGCCCCACTGCCGTCGACCGGATCCTCGCCGTGAACATCGTGGGAACGAAGACGCTTGTCGTACTCGTTCTGCTGGCCTTCGTCTTCGATCGCGGTCTGTATATCGATGTTGCTTTCGTCTACGCCCTCCTGAATCTCGTGGCAACGCTCGCTGCCTCGAGATTCCTCGAGACCGGGCGATTCGAGGAGGAGTGGCAGCAGTGA